A DNA window from Halomicrobium mukohataei DSM 12286 contains the following coding sequences:
- a CDS encoding cold-shock protein, producing MATGTVDFFNDTGGYGFIDTEDADEDVFFHMEDIGGPDLEEGQEVEFDIVQADKGPRAENLTRL from the coding sequence ATGGCGACCGGTACGGTTGACTTCTTCAACGACACTGGCGGTTACGGGTTTATCGACACAGAAGACGCCGACGAGGACGTCTTCTTCCACATGGAAGACATCGGCGGTCCTGACCTCGAAGAGGGCCAGGAAGTCGAGTTCGACATCGTGCAAGCGGACAAGGGTCCGCGTGCGGAAAACCTCACCCGGCTGTGA
- a CDS encoding CDGSH iron-sulfur domain-containing protein: MSRLVELDATGPKKLDESDLDPEKGDIAVCQCGLSGAFPFCDGSHRRTESEDGDACYRYIGGDGSQQPKTVARVVYQDGTTEGVDE; the protein is encoded by the coding sequence ATGAGCCGGCTGGTCGAACTCGACGCGACGGGGCCGAAGAAGCTCGACGAATCGGATCTCGACCCGGAGAAAGGGGACATCGCCGTCTGCCAGTGCGGCCTTTCGGGTGCGTTCCCGTTCTGTGACGGATCGCACAGGCGAACCGAATCCGAGGACGGTGACGCGTGTTACCGGTACATCGGCGGCGATGGGTCACAGCAGCCGAAGACGGTCGCTCGTGTCGTTTACCAGGACGGAACGACCGAAGGGGTCGACGAGTAG
- a CDS encoding carboxymuconolactone decarboxylase family protein, which produces MTDQVDSPEELPSTAGKLAEQYPDVWEQYAGLGKACSEAGPIDDETKRLVKLALAVGSQSEGAVHSHVRRGLEEDIDPEALRHVGLLSIPTIGFPKAMAAMSWIDDLAE; this is translated from the coding sequence ATGACGGATCAAGTAGATTCCCCGGAGGAACTGCCGTCGACCGCAGGCAAACTCGCCGAACAGTATCCCGACGTGTGGGAGCAGTACGCCGGTCTCGGAAAGGCCTGCTCCGAGGCCGGCCCGATCGACGACGAGACGAAACGGCTCGTCAAGCTTGCACTGGCCGTCGGTTCCCAGTCGGAGGGGGCCGTCCACTCGCACGTCCGTAGGGGGCTCGAAGAGGACATCGATCCCGAGGCGCTCCGGCACGTCGGGCTGCTCTCGATACCGACAATCGGGTTCCCGAAGGCGATGGCAGCGATGAGCTGGATCGACGACCTCGCCGAGTAA
- a CDS encoding cold-shock protein, translating into MAQGTVDFFNDTGGYGFIDTEDADDDVFFHMEDIGGPDLEEGQEVEFDIVQADKGPRAENLTRL; encoded by the coding sequence ATGGCGCAAGGTACTGTAGACTTCTTCAACGACACGGGCGGTTACGGATTCATCGACACGGAGGACGCTGACGACGACGTGTTCTTCCACATGGAGGACATCGGCGGTCCCGACCTCGAAGAGGGTCAGGAAGTCGAGTTCGACATCGTGCAAGCGGACAAGGGTCCGCGAGCCGAGAACCTGACGCGACTGTAA
- the moaA gene encoding GTP 3',8-cyclase MoaA, with amino-acid sequence MPLEDAHGRAVTGIRVSLTDRCNFDCVYCHNEGLGDTRGPMDPQDEEMTADEVIRLLDVVREFGVETAKFTGGEPMLRQDLVEIVRRAPDGMEVSMTTNGTFLPDRAAALADAGLERVNVSQDAVDPDAFAELTRSGAYDKVIEGVEAALGAGLAPVKLNMVVMEPTAGYVPQMVDHVAANDGLQLQLIEYMPEIAGHPEWAIDIDRVHDWLADRADRVERREMHGRRRYYVGEDADAETPTIAAGDPDGPAAEYGMVEIVDPVENAEFCANCHRVRVTHDGQFKGCLNRHDDHRAMGEMSREEIRTAFRETVASRVPYYGEYLVEEDGEWVRNDRYVDQPISTADDD; translated from the coding sequence GTGCCCCTCGAAGACGCTCACGGACGGGCGGTCACCGGTATCCGTGTGTCACTGACCGACCGGTGTAACTTCGATTGCGTCTACTGCCACAACGAAGGTCTGGGCGACACGCGGGGGCCGATGGATCCACAGGACGAGGAGATGACAGCCGACGAGGTGATCCGGCTCCTCGATGTCGTACGTGAATTCGGCGTCGAGACCGCGAAATTCACGGGCGGAGAGCCGATGCTCCGCCAGGATCTCGTCGAGATCGTTCGCCGCGCTCCCGACGGCATGGAGGTTTCGATGACGACCAACGGAACGTTCCTGCCGGATCGGGCCGCCGCTCTCGCAGACGCCGGGCTCGAACGCGTCAACGTCTCTCAGGACGCGGTCGATCCGGATGCGTTCGCCGAGCTAACACGGAGCGGTGCGTACGACAAGGTCATCGAGGGCGTCGAAGCGGCCCTCGGGGCCGGACTTGCGCCGGTCAAGCTCAACATGGTCGTGATGGAACCGACCGCCGGGTACGTCCCGCAGATGGTCGATCACGTCGCGGCCAACGACGGGCTCCAGCTCCAGCTCATCGAGTACATGCCGGAGATCGCCGGTCACCCCGAGTGGGCGATCGACATCGATCGGGTCCACGACTGGCTGGCCGACCGGGCCGACCGCGTCGAACGCCGCGAGATGCACGGCCGACGACGTTACTACGTCGGCGAGGATGCCGACGCGGAGACGCCGACGATAGCGGCGGGTGACCCCGACGGTCCGGCGGCCGAGTACGGGATGGTCGAGATCGTCGATCCGGTCGAGAACGCGGAGTTCTGTGCGAACTGCCACCGCGTTCGGGTGACACACGACGGGCAGTTCAAGGGGTGTCTCAACCGCCACGACGACCACCGCGCGATGGGCGAGATGTCCCGTGAGGAGATCCGGACGGCCTTCCGAGAGACAGTCGCAAGTCGCGTCCCCTATTACGGGGAGTATCTCGTCGAGGAAGACGGCGAGTGGGTTCGAAACGACCGCTACGTCGACCAGCCGATCTCGACGGCTGACGACGACTGA
- the carA gene encoding glutamine-hydrolyzing carbamoyl-phosphate synthase small subunit — MADAYVAIEGERVVEARSRAPGTARGELVFTTAYTGYEESLTDPSYEEQVLTFSYPLIGNYGVREERFESDRVHPRAAVAREMTDDVAEWLESEGVPAVDHLDTRDIVTEIRDEGAMKCGISAGPDASEEAALEQLAQCEHMSDHTDIGAQVSVDERETHNEAGDGPTVALVDCGAKGSIVSSLVERDATVHVLPYDTTPETVDELDPDVLFISNGPGDPVNFEQANELVAEKVGDVPLAGICLGQQVVANALGGDTEKMEFGHRGVNQPVRDLRSGQVVMTTQNHGYTVADPGEKLDVTQVNVNDDTPEGLENDDLDIITRQYHPEANPGPNDSLDFFDDVLALAEE, encoded by the coding sequence ATGGCTGACGCATACGTCGCGATCGAAGGTGAGCGTGTCGTCGAGGCACGTTCGCGCGCACCGGGCACCGCACGTGGCGAACTGGTATTCACCACCGCGTACACGGGCTACGAGGAGAGTCTGACCGACCCGTCCTACGAAGAGCAGGTCCTCACGTTCTCCTATCCCCTGATCGGCAACTACGGCGTCCGCGAAGAGCGGTTCGAGTCCGATCGAGTCCACCCCCGTGCCGCCGTCGCTCGCGAGATGACCGACGACGTGGCCGAGTGGCTCGAAAGCGAGGGCGTCCCGGCCGTCGACCACCTCGACACACGCGACATCGTCACGGAGATCCGCGACGAGGGCGCGATGAAGTGTGGCATCTCGGCCGGTCCCGACGCCAGCGAGGAAGCGGCCCTCGAACAGCTCGCCCAGTGTGAGCACATGTCCGACCACACCGACATCGGTGCACAGGTCAGCGTCGACGAACGCGAGACCCACAACGAGGCGGGCGACGGACCGACGGTCGCGCTCGTCGACTGTGGCGCGAAGGGATCGATCGTCTCGTCGCTGGTCGAACGCGACGCCACCGTCCACGTCCTGCCCTACGACACGACCCCCGAGACGGTCGACGAACTCGACCCGGACGTCCTGTTTATTTCGAACGGCCCCGGCGACCCGGTGAACTTCGAGCAGGCCAACGAACTCGTCGCCGAGAAGGTCGGCGACGTCCCCCTCGCTGGCATCTGTCTGGGCCAGCAGGTCGTCGCCAACGCCCTGGGTGGCGACACCGAGAAGATGGAGTTCGGCCACCGCGGCGTCAACCAGCCCGTTCGCGACCTGCGCAGCGGGCAGGTCGTCATGACCACCCAGAACCACGGCTACACGGTCGCCGATCCCGGCGAGAAACTCGACGTAACACAGGTCAACGTCAACGACGACACGCCCGAGGGACTGGAAAACGACGACCTCGACATCATCACCCGCCAGTACCACCCGGAGGCCAACCCCGGCCCGAACGACTCGCTGGACTTCTTCGACGACGTGCTGGCGCTGGCAGAAGAGTAG
- a CDS encoding undecaprenyl diphosphate synthase family protein — protein MAIYDRYLAARLQLSDAALPETVALVITERDLLVDGAYETLERFFDLAVQFGADRIVVYVSVLDEGVVPTIESELRTLRAPREVAVRGPDDDDPADAPIGVSIGLGGKHEFAIAVRSIAQSVADGDLAPDEIDESVVEEQLVFPTAPDLVVKTGAERLSDFMIWQSVYSELYFTDVNWQNFGERDYLRALRDYQDRQRRFGR, from the coding sequence GTGGCCATCTACGACCGGTATCTCGCGGCTCGCCTACAGCTGAGCGACGCGGCGCTCCCCGAGACAGTCGCTCTCGTCATCACGGAGCGCGATCTGCTCGTCGACGGTGCCTACGAGACTCTGGAGCGGTTCTTCGACCTGGCCGTGCAGTTCGGAGCCGACCGGATCGTCGTCTACGTCAGCGTCCTCGACGAGGGGGTCGTCCCGACGATCGAGTCGGAGCTGCGGACCCTGCGCGCCCCTCGCGAGGTCGCAGTCAGAGGACCCGACGACGACGATCCGGCGGACGCCCCGATCGGCGTCTCGATCGGGTTGGGCGGCAAACACGAGTTCGCCATCGCCGTCCGATCGATCGCTCAGTCGGTCGCCGACGGCGACCTCGCCCCCGACGAGATCGACGAAAGCGTCGTCGAGGAGCAACTGGTCTTCCCGACCGCGCCGGACCTGGTGGTCAAGACCGGGGCCGAACGACTCTCGGATTTCATGATCTGGCAGTCCGTCTACTCCGAGCTGTACTTCACGGACGTGAACTGGCAGAACTTCGGCGAGCGTGACTACCTGCGCGCGCTCAGGGACTACCAGGACCGACAGCGCCGATTCGGGCGGTAG
- a CDS encoding helix-turn-helix domain-containing protein: MTEDTAADRESTTRDLYVVFEVDPSPESDCPLGDFDGRVDEIRQQFAGDDCHTDTTVQTSDCDCEPDSDCTEVVHTTSAVDESCPCTVFGEFGCVPELSAVTDERMVLETYLPDRDRLSELVDALKAVADGLRLRQLKRIDNGTTERGRHTATLDLFEVTEKQREAVTKAIGAGYYESPRETSLGELATDLDISKSALTQRLNSVESKLATAAFAEASADG, translated from the coding sequence ATGACCGAGGACACAGCCGCCGACCGCGAGAGCACGACGCGGGACCTGTACGTCGTCTTCGAGGTCGATCCGTCTCCGGAGAGCGACTGTCCCCTCGGTGACTTCGACGGTAGGGTCGACGAGATCAGGCAACAGTTCGCGGGCGACGACTGCCACACCGACACGACAGTGCAGACGAGCGACTGTGACTGCGAGCCCGACAGCGACTGCACCGAAGTCGTACACACGACGAGTGCCGTCGACGAATCGTGTCCCTGCACCGTCTTCGGTGAGTTCGGCTGTGTCCCGGAACTGAGCGCCGTCACCGACGAACGGATGGTTCTGGAGACGTACCTACCGGATCGCGACCGCCTGTCGGAGCTCGTCGACGCGCTGAAAGCCGTCGCGGACGGGCTCCGGCTCCGGCAACTGAAGCGTATCGACAACGGGACCACCGAGCGCGGCAGGCACACCGCCACTCTCGATCTCTTCGAGGTCACCGAAAAACAGCGCGAAGCAGTCACGAAAGCGATCGGGGCGGGCTACTACGAATCGCCGCGGGAGACGTCGCTCGGCGAACTCGCCACCGACCTCGACATCTCGAAATCCGCCCTCACCCAGCGGCTCAACAGCGTCGAGTCGAAACTCGCCACGGCCGCGTTCGCGGAGGCGAGTGCGGACGGATGA
- a CDS encoding Lrp/AsnC family transcriptional regulator: MDDLDREIMGILRRDSRTPYTEIADEVGTSEGTVRNRVERLIDEGVIERFTIATQTGNVKAMIEVSVDVNVDTHAVTDLMAEWPEVDFVWQVSGEEDIVLVVDCADTGGVNELITQARELEEVVSTKTRLILDERLG; the protein is encoded by the coding sequence ATGGACGACCTCGACCGCGAGATCATGGGCATCCTCCGGCGGGACTCCCGGACGCCGTACACGGAGATCGCCGACGAGGTGGGAACCTCCGAGGGAACCGTCCGAAACCGCGTCGAGCGGCTGATCGACGAGGGGGTCATCGAGCGCTTCACCATCGCTACGCAGACGGGCAACGTCAAAGCGATGATCGAGGTCAGCGTCGACGTCAACGTGGACACGCACGCGGTCACCGACCTCATGGCCGAATGGCCCGAAGTCGACTTCGTCTGGCAGGTGTCGGGAGAGGAGGACATCGTACTCGTGGTCGACTGTGCCGACACCGGCGGCGTCAACGAACTGATCACACAGGCCCGAGAGCTGGAGGAAGTCGTGAGCACGAAGACGAGGTTAATCTTGGACGAACGGCTTGGGTGA
- a CDS encoding flippase activity-associated protein Agl23, with protein sequence MVAGDIDWRARASADPALTGVVAVTVLALVARLVDLGGRIAHFDEGRVAYWALEYAETGSISYRYIVHGPLVQYADAALFQVLGTGDAVMRLPVAVFGGLLPLSALLFREHLRDSEVVALAVVLAANPVLLYYSRFFRSTLLVAGFVFVAFGLAVRAYDTRRVRYVYGVAALFGLALAAKENTVVYAVVWVGATALVVDQLFFAERGEERGFDVASRYWGRLVSRGRSLGPAGVGRYAGHLVGAVAVFGLVVFFFFAPRNPADGVGLWYAIGHPSSLPAVVDTTVADLTEGFEYWFGGTSDPGCHKDNLVDGYACFLGRFLETLLVAALPLSVLAVGGFLIERYGAVRPRPVVLFAGYWGFVSVVGYPLGTDIYGAWITVNALVPLALPAAVGLAYLYRLGRTAFDGDDTVSASLVGVLLLVLTAQVAVTAGGLVYESPAAADNNLVQYAQPTDDFRPVLAVAAETDSEGTDVVIYGSELAAPRGVSPQEPRCGDLGELLPLQWYLAKHDLNASCAADPATIEADRPPVVVARGDNATALESRLSGYTAESYEFRASGGATTFFVREDLSES encoded by the coding sequence ATGGTTGCTGGCGACATCGACTGGCGGGCGCGTGCGAGCGCCGACCCCGCGCTGACGGGAGTGGTCGCAGTGACGGTGCTCGCGCTGGTGGCGCGACTCGTCGACCTGGGGGGACGCATCGCACACTTCGACGAGGGGAGAGTGGCCTACTGGGCGCTGGAGTACGCCGAGACGGGGTCGATCTCCTATCGCTACATCGTCCACGGACCGCTGGTCCAGTACGCCGACGCCGCCCTGTTCCAGGTACTCGGGACGGGCGATGCAGTGATGCGGTTGCCCGTCGCGGTCTTCGGCGGTCTGTTGCCGCTGTCGGCACTGCTCTTTCGCGAACACCTCCGTGACAGCGAAGTGGTCGCGCTGGCGGTCGTGCTGGCGGCCAATCCGGTCTTGCTGTACTACTCGCGGTTCTTCCGGAGCACGCTGCTGGTCGCGGGCTTCGTCTTCGTCGCCTTCGGTCTCGCAGTGCGGGCCTACGACACGAGACGGGTCCGCTACGTCTACGGCGTCGCCGCGCTGTTCGGGCTCGCGCTCGCGGCAAAGGAGAACACCGTCGTCTACGCCGTCGTCTGGGTCGGCGCGACCGCGCTCGTCGTCGACCAGCTCTTCTTCGCCGAGCGGGGCGAGGAACGCGGTTTCGACGTTGCGAGCCGCTACTGGGGCCGGCTCGTCTCCCGTGGTCGATCGCTCGGGCCGGCCGGCGTCGGTCGCTACGCCGGCCACCTCGTCGGGGCCGTCGCCGTCTTCGGACTGGTCGTCTTCTTCTTCTTCGCGCCGCGCAACCCCGCGGACGGCGTCGGACTCTGGTACGCGATCGGACACCCGAGTTCGCTCCCGGCCGTAGTCGACACCACGGTCGCGGATCTCACCGAGGGCTTCGAGTACTGGTTCGGCGGCACCTCCGATCCGGGCTGTCACAAGGACAACCTCGTCGACGGCTACGCCTGCTTTCTCGGACGGTTCCTCGAAACGCTGCTCGTGGCTGCCCTGCCGCTGTCGGTGCTGGCCGTCGGCGGGTTCCTGATCGAGCGGTACGGCGCGGTCCGTCCGCGTCCCGTCGTGCTCTTTGCCGGCTACTGGGGGTTCGTCTCGGTGGTCGGTTACCCGCTGGGGACCGACATCTACGGGGCCTGGATCACGGTCAACGCGCTGGTGCCACTGGCGCTCCCGGCGGCCGTCGGGCTGGCGTACCTCTACCGGCTGGGCCGAACCGCCTTCGACGGGGACGACACGGTGTCGGCCTCGCTGGTCGGCGTCTTGCTCCTCGTCCTCACCGCCCAGGTCGCCGTGACGGCCGGGGGGCTCGTCTACGAATCGCCGGCCGCGGCAGACAACAACCTCGTCCAGTACGCTCAGCCGACCGACGACTTCCGGCCGGTGCTGGCCGTTGCCGCCGAGACCGACTCCGAGGGGACGGACGTGGTGATCTACGGCTCGGAGCTCGCGGCCCCGCGCGGCGTCAGTCCACAGGAGCCACGCTGTGGCGATCTCGGAGAGCTGTTGCCCCTACAGTGGTACCTCGCGAAACACGACCTGAACGCGTCGTGTGCGGCCGATCCCGCGACGATCGAAGCCGATCGCCCGCCGGTCGTCGTCGCACGGGGCGACAACGCGACGGCGCTCGAATCCCGGCTGTCGGGGTACACGGCCGAGAGCTACGAGTTCCGTGCGTCCGGCGGGGCGACGACGTTCTTCGTCCGAGAAGACCTGAGCGAGTCGTAG
- a CDS encoding 4Fe-4S ferredoxin N-terminal domain-containing protein, with translation MDRDHHQPPDIDDEEFDDWAEERLADVEYDTELGKEMGKDAVRLARGEMSQEEFHEKYHEQVQAEFGLDDRPTKPEK, from the coding sequence ATGGATCGGGATCACCACCAGCCACCGGACATCGACGACGAGGAGTTCGACGACTGGGCCGAAGAACGACTCGCCGACGTCGAGTACGACACGGAACTCGGGAAGGAGATGGGCAAGGACGCGGTTCGGCTCGCCCGCGGCGAGATGAGCCAGGAGGAGTTCCACGAGAAGTATCACGAGCAAGTGCAGGCGGAGTTCGGGCTCGACGACCGACCGACGAAACCGGAGAAATAA
- a CDS encoding DUF5778 family protein, translating to MGAETLDEDLYRRTKALLEPGEIELNGTIVHTDLDGQDDIEMMETTLEAGNVIAEHAGHDPKDTYVYSGNDDADFSSNQHQGLTIDGEEFVWECQQLLRDGSFDIVFYYEASADQAAILDDLRDAGYEVTGVEG from the coding sequence ATGGGCGCGGAGACACTCGACGAAGACCTCTATCGACGCACGAAGGCACTGCTCGAACCCGGCGAGATCGAACTGAACGGGACGATCGTCCACACCGACCTCGACGGGCAAGACGACATCGAGATGATGGAGACGACCCTCGAAGCGGGCAACGTCATCGCCGAGCACGCCGGCCACGACCCGAAAGACACCTACGTCTACTCGGGCAACGACGACGCCGACTTCTCTTCGAACCAGCACCAGGGGCTCACCATCGACGGCGAGGAGTTCGTCTGGGAGTGCCAACAGCTCCTCCGTGACGGGAGCTTCGACATCGTGTTTTACTACGAGGCCAGCGCCGATCAGGCCGCGATCCTCGACGACCTGCGGGACGCGGGATACGAGGTCACGGGCGTCGAAGGGTAG
- the uppS gene encoding polyprenyl diphosphate synthase, whose amino-acid sequence MLQRARDLAQTAYERLLERELSDAPSHVAVIQDGNRRYAREQGADTTAGYTEGAETTEALLHWCDELAVDEVTLYTFSTENFDRPKEQQEHLFDLIERKLRAFADTDRVHDNEVRIRAIGETERLPERVRDAIDYAESRTACYDRLQLNVALAYGGRAELLGATRDIARAVDDGELDPESVDADTIEGRLYEGPTRDVDLIVRTGGDERTSNFLPWHAKGNEAAVYFCAPYWPEFRKIDFLRAIRTYEHRAESWRRTRARRALTLVRALGPEASQARRILGRFRDALTRQEREAVEDDVDVVAD is encoded by the coding sequence ATGCTACAGCGGGCGCGTGACCTCGCACAGACCGCGTACGAACGTCTCCTCGAGCGCGAGCTCTCGGACGCACCCAGCCACGTCGCCGTCATCCAGGACGGCAATCGCCGGTACGCCCGCGAACAGGGTGCCGACACCACGGCGGGCTACACCGAAGGGGCGGAGACGACGGAGGCACTCCTGCACTGGTGTGACGAACTGGCTGTCGACGAAGTGACGCTGTACACCTTCTCGACGGAGAACTTCGATCGGCCCAAAGAGCAGCAGGAACACCTCTTCGACCTCATCGAACGGAAGCTCAGGGCGTTCGCCGATACCGACCGCGTCCACGATAACGAGGTCCGGATCCGGGCGATCGGCGAAACTGAGCGGCTTCCCGAGCGCGTCCGCGATGCGATCGACTACGCCGAGAGCCGGACTGCCTGCTACGACCGACTCCAGTTGAACGTCGCCCTGGCCTACGGTGGCCGCGCGGAACTGCTCGGCGCGACCCGGGACATCGCCCGGGCGGTCGACGACGGCGAACTCGATCCCGAGTCGGTCGACGCCGACACCATCGAGGGGCGACTCTACGAGGGTCCGACCCGCGACGTCGACCTGATCGTCCGGACCGGCGGCGACGAGCGGACCTCGAATTTCCTCCCCTGGCACGCCAAGGGCAACGAGGCTGCGGTCTACTTCTGTGCCCCCTACTGGCCCGAATTCCGGAAGATCGACTTCCTGCGGGCGATCCGGACCTACGAGCACCGCGCCGAGTCTTGGCGTCGCACGCGCGCTCGCCGCGCGCTGACGCTCGTCCGGGCTCTCGGCCCCGAGGCGTCACAGGCCCGGCGGATCCTCGGTCGCTTCCGCGACGCGCTGACGCGCCAGGAACGGGAGGCCGTCGAAGACGACGTCGACGTGGTCGCGGACTGA